TTTCAGTTTTTCCTTTTTCAATTTATCCATTGCATTCTCGGCTGTGCTCATATCTTTTTATTTTAAATGATTTGACTAGTGTGCTCTTTTGTATTAACCTTAGTAATAATATTTTCTATCATGCCATCTTCCGAAATTATAAAAGTGGTACGGATGATTCCATCATATTCATTCCCCATAAATTTCTTTTTTCCCCAAACTCCGAACTTCATAATGATATCTTTCTTCGTGTCGGCTATCAATGGGAAGGGTAAATTATATTTTTCGGTAAATCGTTGATGTGACTTTTGATCATCTGCACTTATTCCAATTACAACATAACCCTTTTCGATCAGCATCTGATAGTTATCGCTCAAATTACAGGCTTGTGCAGTGCAACCCGGGGTACTATCTTTTGGATAAAAATAGATGATAACTTTCTTACCTTTAAATTCCTTTAGAGATATTATTTTCCCATTAGTTGTTAAGCCACTGAAATCAGGTGATTTTTCTCCTATTTTTAGCATTTATCTTTATTTACAGTAATTACAAATATATTTAATATTAAGCCCAAACAGGGAAATGAATTAGATGTTTTTATTAACAATTAAGCCTTTTTATGGCTATCATAATATTTACAAAACATTGAAATCCCGCATTCGCTGCATTTAGGTTTTCTGGCAACACAAACATATCGACCGTGCAAGATTAACCAATGATGCGCAATTGAAATTTTATCTTCGGGAATGTGCTTTACTAATTGTTTTTCTGTTTCTAATGGCGTTTTTGCCCCAATAGTCAATCCCAATCTGGCCGACACTCTAAACACATGTGTATCAACTGCCATTGCAGGTTTATTGAATGCCACGGCTGCAATCACATTCGCTGTTTTTCGCCCAACACCCGGAAGCTTTTGTAACTCATCAATATCCTCAGGAACAATATTATTAAAATCTTCAACCAGCATTTTTGCCATTCCTACCAGATGCTTCGCTTTGTTGTTTGGATAGGAGCATGATTTTATGAGTTCAAAAACTTCTTCAGGTTTTGATTTTGATAAAGCTATTGCATCCGGATATTGCTGAAAAACCCGGGGTGTAAGCATATTCACTCTTTTATCGGTGCATTGTGCCGATAAAATTACGGACACAAGCAACTGATAAGGATCGGCATAATGCAATTCGGTTTCGGCAACCGGCTGATGAGTTGAAAAATAATTGATAATATGTTTAAATCTTTCGGTCTTTCTCATTGTTGTATCTGATGATTGATTCCTAAATAAACAAAAAGTCCCGATTAAGTGGAATTAATCGGGACCTAAAATACAAATTCAAATGCTAATTTGAAACTAAATATATGTTTCCTGCATTTTGCGTTTTTAGTAGGTTAACGGCTTTTGCATAATTTAAAATATTACGCAATACCCTGTCGCTTGGACCATCATGAATATTATCCGCAGATCGTAGATTAATCTCGCAATCGAAAAATTCTGCAGTAGGTTTTGTATTTGGGGCGTCTAATATTTCGTGATAGAGAGTAAAAGTTTTTTTCATTTAAATTAAATTAGTTACTACTCGCTTTAACGAAATAAGAACGGCCTAATATTTTTTATATTGTATAGATTAAAAAAAAATTACAATGTTAAAATTATGTTCTTATCCTTCACCAACTTTCGAAGGTTAATAAGTGCGTATCTCATTCTTCCCAAAGCAGTGTTTATACTAACATCCGTTTGGTCGGCAATATCTTTAAAACTCATCCCTACATAATGTCTGAGATATAATACTTCTTTTTGTTCAGGAGGAAGATATTCGATTAATGAGCGAACATCATTGTGAATTTGTTCTGTAATTATTTTCTCTTCAACAGAATGATCTTTTGCTGAAATGGTATCAAAAATATTGAAATCCCCAATATTATTATTTTCCATCACGGGAATTCTTTTGGCTTTTCTAAAAAAGTCAATAATCAGATTATGCGCAATTCGCATCACCCATTGTATAAATTTACCTTCTTCTTTATAAGCACCGGCTTTTATTGTATTGATTACCTTAATAAAGGTATCCTGGAAAATATCATCTGCTAATTGACGGTCTTTAACAACCATCAATATATAAGCAAATACACGATTTTTATGACGATTTATCAGTGATTCGAGACAACTAATTTCACCATTTAAATATCTATCAATTAACTCTTTATCGTTAATTACTACGACTTTCATAAAGCCTCCCTCTTAAAATAAATTATTGCTAAAAAAGGGTAGATATTTATTCGATAATTAGTCCTCCATTTTAAGGGCGTATACCTTAAAAACTAAGATATAGCATACGTTTCAAGTTGTTTTAATTCATGCAAATATATGGATTTTATCAAATATTGCAAATATTATTAATAATTTAGCATTTTTTAACATTTACCAAAACTGCGCTCTCAACGAATGAATCTAGATCAATTAAGTTCAAAGGATTTTATCATCATATCTAAAGCCAGAGTTCATAATCTCAAGAATTTGAGCGTGGCTATCCCCAGAAACAATCTCGTAGTAATCACAGGTTTATCCGGTTCCGGAAAATCATCGCTTGCTTTCGACACACTATATGCCGAAGGCCAGAGAAGATATGTTGAAAGCTTAAGTTCCTACGCACGACAATTTCTGGGCCGGATGAGCAAACCAGAAGTTGATTACATCAAAGGAATTTCACCTGCAATTGCCATCGAGCAAAAAGTAAATACCAAAAATCCTCGTTCAACGGTTGGTACCTCGACTGAAATTTATGAATATTTAAAATTACTATTCGCCCGCATTGGTAAAACCTATTCCCCCATATCTAACCAACAAGTGAAACGTCACAAGGTTTCGGATGTTACAGATTTTATATTAAGCCTTGAGGAAGAAACCCGATTGATGATCCTCTCCCCCATTCAATTGGTTAAAGGGAGAAAACTCAATGATCAATTAAAAATATTAATGCAACAAGGTTTTAGCCGAATTGTTATTGATGGCAATACTTTTAAAATTGGTGATTATCTAGACGAAGGTCAGAAACCATCTTCTAAAATATCTATTTTCGTACTTATCGATCGTTTCGTTGTCAAAAAGGATGATGAAGATTTAAAATCCCGCATGGGTGATTCTGTACAGACATCTTTTTATGAAGGTAACGGTAGTTGCATTATCGAATACATTTATAATGAGAAAAGCCATCAGGAATATTTTTCGAATAAATTTGAGTTGGACGATATCACTTTTGAAGAGCCCACCGTAAATTTTTTCACATTCAACAACCCATTTGGTGCATGCAAAACCTGTGAAGGTTTTGGAAGTGTAATCGGAATTGACAAAGATCTTGTGATTCCAAATAAAACGCTTTCGGTATATGATGAAGCAATTGCATGTTGGAAAGGTGAAAAAATGAGCGAGTATAAAGATAAACTCGTATTAAATGCTTACAAATTCGATTTTCCTATTCACAAACCATATCATGAATTAAGCGAAGAGCAAAAAGAACTTCTTTGGACAGGTAACAAATACTTTGAAGGGATCGATGAATTTTTCAGGCAAGTAGAAGAGCAAACTTACAAAGTACAATACAGAGTGATGTTATCCAGATATAGAGGAAAAACAATTTGCCCCGATTGCCTTGGGACACGTTTAAGAGTTGATGCTTCTTACGTTAAAATTGCTAAAAAATCAATTCTTGACTTGGTTCTTACCCCAATTGACAGGCTTTTGACTTTTTTTAAAGAACTGGAATTAGATAAACACGATCAGCAAATTGCCAAACGATTAATTACAGAAATCATAAATCGGCTTCAATTTCTTTCAGATGTTGGTTTGGGTTATCTCACACTGAACCGGAAATCAAATAGTTTGTCGGGTGGCGAATCGCAACGTATAAATCTGGCTACATCGCTCGGAAGCAGCCTGGTTGGCTCAATGTACATCCTCGATGAACCAAGTATTGGACTTCACCCCCGCGATACACAGCGATTGATAGGTGTATTGCTTAAGTTGAGGAATATTGGAAATACGGTTATTGTTGTTGAACATGATGAAGATATCATAAAAGCAGCTGATCAAATTATTGATATCGGACCGGAGGCAGGAATTCACGGAGGCGAACTGGTTTTCCAGGGCCGGTTCTCCGATCTTAAAAATAGCGAAACGCTTACTGCCCAATACATGAACGGTATAAAATCAATTCCCCTTCCAAAGAAAAGAAAATCGTGGAATGACCATATTCTGATTGAAGGTGCTGAAGAAAACAATTTAAAATGTGTCAGTGTTAAAATTCCCTTGAACATCATGACCGTAATTACCGGCGTAAGTGGTTCAGGAAAGACTTCATTGGTAAAAGGAATCCTCTTTCCGGCACTCAAAAAGCGTTACGGGGGCTTCAGTGGAAATACGGGGAAGTATAAATACATTAATGGCAGCATAGAAAAACTGAGCGATATTGAGTTCATCGATCAGAACCCGATCGGGCGATCATCAAGATCCAATCCGGCCACCTATGTCAAAGCCTATGACGAAATAAGAAACTTGTTTGCCGATCAAAAATTATCAAAATCAAGGGGATATAAACCCGGATTCTTCTCATTTAACATACCCGGAGGCAGATGCGAAGTTTGTGAAGGGGATGGAACGGTAAATATCGAGATGCAGTTTATGGCCGACATACAACTTGTGTGTGAAGAATGTCATGGCAGCCGATTTAAAGAAGAAGTGCTGGATATTAAATACAAGGATAAATCGATCTCCGACATTTTGAACATGACCATCAATGAAGCCATTGGTTATTTTGATGGTGGCGATAATATTACCGCTACAGAAAAAAGGATTATTTCAAAATTAATCCCCTTACAGGATGTTGGTTTAGGTTACCTTGGATTGGGCCAACCATCGAGCACCATGAGTGGTGGTGAGGCACAGCGAATCAAACTGGCATATTTCCTTACCAAAGGAATTTCGGAACAACCAACCATGTTTATATTCGATGAACCTACAACCGGGCTTCATTTTCACGACATATCCAATTTGCTTTCTGCTTTTAGGGCATTAATAAGTAAGGGTCATACATTGGTAATCATAGAACATAATTCGGAAATTATTAAATCAGCCGATTGGATTATTGATTTGGGCCCGGAAGGAGGTGATTTGGGAGGAAATATTGTTTTTGAAGGCATTCCGGAAGATTTAATAAAAAATGAAGAATCATATACCGCTAAGTATTTGAAAAGCAAATTTCATTAAACCTTATTAACTATATTAATCCAAAAGATAATTATTATTGATTCATTAAACCTCAAAAAATGGACAGAAAGGAAAGTGTGTTTAAAGTCTTGGCTGAATTAAATATAACCTATGTCCTCACCAATCACCCCCCTGTTCCTACGGTTGAAGAAGCCGCAAAATACTGGGTTGATCTGGATGCTGCCCATTGCAAAAATTTATTCTTTAGAAATCACAAAGGTGATAAACACTATCTTGTTTTGTTAGACTTTCGTCAATCATTATTCATTAAAGATTTGGAACATAGACTAAAACAAGGAAAAATTAGTTTTGCATCTGCCGAAAGAATGGACAAATACCTTGGATTAAAAGCAGGTTCGGTTTCTCCTTTCGGACTAATTCATGATCTTGAAAACCATGTGCATGTATTCATCGATAAAAACTTGGAACATGTCGAAAAGATCAGTTTCCATCCCAATGATAATACCGCAACTTTAGTACTTTCGTTAAAAGATTTTATAAAATTCCTCGAATGGTCGGGGAATAATTACGAATTTATTAACCTTTATGATTAAGATGAATCGAATTCAGAGTTGATGAAATAAGATTTATCCGTTATATAATAATTTAAACTTACCAATGAAAAAAAATATCTTATTCCTTGCATCCATAGCAATTGGTTTTGCATCATGCAATACCAGTCCTAAATTTAACAGTATTGAAGAAAAAGCTGCTTATATTCACAACAAAGTTTTTACAGTTGATTCGCATACTGATACTCCGATGAGCTTTAGCTCTGAAAGCTTTGATTTTAGCAAAGACAATAGTGCCAATCGCAGAAGCAGTGTTGACATCCCACGCATGGAAAAAGGGGGTCTGGATGGCGTATTTCTGGCAGCCTTTATTGGACAAGGCCCTCGAAATCCTGAAGCACATTTAAAAGCCAAAGAAAGGGTTGACAAAATCATTAAATCAATACATACAGAAGCTGAAAAAAATAAAGATAAAGCTGGTATTGCCTTAAACTCCAAGCAAGCATATAAACTTGAAAAAGAAGGTAAGCGGGCATTGTTTATTGGAATTGAAAATGGATATCCTTTAGGTAACGATATTGCATTGGTCAAAATTTATCATGATATGGGTGCAAGATATATCACCTTAGTTCACACAAAAAACAATGACATATGCGATTCATCAGGAGATACAACCGAGTATCACGGCTTATCAGCCTTTGGTGAAGAAGTGGTAAAAGAAATGAACCGAACAGGCGTCATGATTGATATTTCACATGCCTCAGATGAGAGTTTTTATGATGTGATTGCCTTAACAAAGGCGCCTATTATCGCTTCTCATTCATGTGCCCGTGCCTTATGTGAGAACGATAGAAATATGACCGATGACATGTTGAAAAAGCTTGCAGAAAATGGCGGTGTAATTCAAATGTGTATCTTAAGCGCTTATATAAAGACGCCTGAACCGCAACCCGCAAGAGACAGTGCTAGATCAGCCATGCGTGAAAAATTTAAAAATTATGAAGACCTTGACGAAGCTCAAAAGGCTGAACGAAGAAAAGAATGGTATGCGATAGATAGCATTTATCCTGAAAAATTAGCATATGTATCTGATGTTGTGGATCATATCGACCATGTTGTTGCAATCGCCGGTATTGACCACGTAGGCATCGGGACTGATTTTGACGGCGGTGGCGGTATAACCGACTGCATTGATGTCAGTCAAATGGGCAATATTACCCTTGAGTTGGTGAAACGTGGTTATACAGAAAATGACATCCGTAAGATTTGGGGAGCCAATCTAATGCGTGTACTAGAAAAAGTTGAAAGACTGGCCGAAAAATAGATTTATTTCTGAAACAAAATTTATGTACTCGGGGCAATATTTTGCTCCGGGTTTTTTTATAAAAAAGAAAGTTTGTATTTGATTAATTTGTTTAAATTTATTCGATCATATTATAAACACATTAACATAGCTAATTCCAACTCAAAAATATGAAGAAGAAGAGAATTAAAGGAATCCCAAAATATCATGGATTTAGGATTTATTTCTTTTCCACCTTATTATATTTCATCCTTGTGATGCCGATTGTTGGAGTTTTATCTTTAAAATATAGCCCTGAATGGTTTCCTAATTCCGATTTTATAAGAACAGGATCTGGAGTTACAATTAATGTAGACTCCACGAATAAGCATACTGGTAAAATAAAAAATGACTCTTCTGATAAGAGAGCTATCGATACTTCAGCCCCTGATTTATATTATAGAAGCGCAGAATTTAACAATATTGAAAATTCAATTGATTCTATATTTAATAAACAAGTTTCAAGATCAGTACCAGAAATTAATAACAATAACAGGAATGAACCAACTGGCGACAATAGATTTATGGCCACTCTCAGTGTGTTATTAAAGCTACTGTTATTAAGCTTTCTGGCAGGACTGGCTTATAATCTGCCTTTCAAAATATTTTTCAAGAAAAAGAGGAAAGGCAAACCAATTCAAGACAAACTTTTCCAATATTGTAAAAAGTTTTTAATAAAATCGCCGACAATAAATAGCCTTATTCTATTAATCCCTTATGCAATTAGCCTAGTATATACTGTCTATACCTTACTTTTTGCTAAAAACATAGATCAAATAACCGCTAGATTCTATATCCAGTATTTTTTCATCTCGCTGATTGCAACCATATTAACCATTATATTTGTATATTATTGGCAAAAACACAGAGTCCAGATTAAGTACATAGAACATGTTTTTACCGGAGAAGAATTACGTAAACGCATTTTTAACATTAGGATTGGTAGAATAAGAAATCGATTATGGGTCTCCAGTGGAATGACCACTTTGTTGCCTTTAATCATCGTTATATTCTATTTATTCTTGAGTATTACTTCGTTAAAAGATATAGAAGTATTAGAATTCACTGACGCGCAATTAAAAATTCTATTTGGTAACTACATGAACTTTTTTAGTGGGTCCAGTTTTGAGGAAATAAAAGGTTTATTTTATATCAATGCATTCGATAGTGCCCTTTTATTTGGAGGCATATTTACGGGTATTTTCACCTCTTTTATTTACATTTTTCTTTTCATACGGTGGACCACCGAAGGCATTGTAGGTCCTGTAAGAGAACTTTTAGCCAATATGCAATTAACCGGACAGGGCGAACTTGATCAATTCAGTATTGTTCGAACCAATGATGAAATTGGGGAGCTTACGGAAGGCTTTAATGAGATGTCGCAGAAATTACAAGATTATTTCGAAAGTATTTCACGCATCAATAAAGCAAATTCTCGATTTGTACCAAGACAGTTTATCGAGTTTTTAGGTAAAAATAGTATTGCCGATGTTCAGCTCGGTGATCAGGTGCAAAAAGAAATGACCATATTATTTTCTGATATCCGCGATTTTACAACAATTTCGGAAGTGATGACCCCAAAAGAAAATTTCGATTTTCTGAACAACTACCTGGGTTATATGGAACCCGTAATCAGAAACAATCATGGGTTCATCGATAAATTCATGGGTGATTCCATCATGGCCATTTTTAGTGAGAGCCCCGAAGATGCGATCAATGCAGCTATTGAAATGCGCATAAAACTTCAGGAGTTCAATCAGGTTATGGGGCAATTTGGAAAGCCCCCGATTGATAGTGGGATAGGAATACATACAGGGATGCTAATGCTCGGTATTGTTGGTGGTGAAGGCCGAATGGATGGAACAGTTATTTCGGACGCGGTAAATCTAGCATCACGCATTGAGGGATTAACAAAAATATATGGTGGATCCATTATTATTTCTGAGGACACACTGATTAAACTCAACGATCCTAGCCATTATAACTTCAGGTTTATTGATATTGTAAAAGTAAAGGGGAAAAGGGAAGCGGTTTATGTTTTTGAAATCATCGACGGCGAATCTTCATCCATTAAAGCCTTGAAAATTGAAACCAAAGAAAAATTTGGAAAAGCTTTGCAGCATTATAAAAATAAAAATCTTGAAGAGGCATTA
The DNA window shown above is from Bacteroidota bacterium and carries:
- the bcp gene encoding thioredoxin-dependent thiol peroxidase, with protein sequence MLKIGEKSPDFSGLTTNGKIISLKEFKGKKVIIYFYPKDSTPGCTAQACNLSDNYQMLIEKGYVVIGISADDQKSHQRFTEKYNLPFPLIADTKKDIIMKFGVWGKKKFMGNEYDGIIRTTFIISEDGMIENIITKVNTKEHTSQII
- the nth gene encoding endonuclease III, translating into MRKTERFKHIINYFSTHQPVAETELHYADPYQLLVSVILSAQCTDKRVNMLTPRVFQQYPDAIALSKSKPEEVFELIKSCSYPNNKAKHLVGMAKMLVEDFNNIVPEDIDELQKLPGVGRKTANVIAAVAFNKPAMAVDTHVFRVSARLGLTIGAKTPLETEKQLVKHIPEDKISIAHHWLILHGRYVCVARKPKCSECGISMFCKYYDSHKKA
- a CDS encoding sigma-70 family RNA polymerase sigma factor, whose protein sequence is MKVVVINDKELIDRYLNGEISCLESLINRHKNRVFAYILMVVKDRQLADDIFQDTFIKVINTIKAGAYKEEGKFIQWVMRIAHNLIIDFFRKAKRIPVMENNNIGDFNIFDTISAKDHSVEEKIITEQIHNDVRSLIEYLPPEQKEVLYLRHYVGMSFKDIADQTDVSINTALGRMRYALINLRKLVKDKNIILTL
- the uvrA gene encoding excinuclease ABC subunit UvrA, coding for MNLDQLSSKDFIIISKARVHNLKNLSVAIPRNNLVVITGLSGSGKSSLAFDTLYAEGQRRYVESLSSYARQFLGRMSKPEVDYIKGISPAIAIEQKVNTKNPRSTVGTSTEIYEYLKLLFARIGKTYSPISNQQVKRHKVSDVTDFILSLEEETRLMILSPIQLVKGRKLNDQLKILMQQGFSRIVIDGNTFKIGDYLDEGQKPSSKISIFVLIDRFVVKKDDEDLKSRMGDSVQTSFYEGNGSCIIEYIYNEKSHQEYFSNKFELDDITFEEPTVNFFTFNNPFGACKTCEGFGSVIGIDKDLVIPNKTLSVYDEAIACWKGEKMSEYKDKLVLNAYKFDFPIHKPYHELSEEQKELLWTGNKYFEGIDEFFRQVEEQTYKVQYRVMLSRYRGKTICPDCLGTRLRVDASYVKIAKKSILDLVLTPIDRLLTFFKELELDKHDQQIAKRLITEIINRLQFLSDVGLGYLTLNRKSNSLSGGESQRINLATSLGSSLVGSMYILDEPSIGLHPRDTQRLIGVLLKLRNIGNTVIVVEHDEDIIKAADQIIDIGPEAGIHGGELVFQGRFSDLKNSETLTAQYMNGIKSIPLPKKRKSWNDHILIEGAEENNLKCVSVKIPLNIMTVITGVSGSGKTSLVKGILFPALKKRYGGFSGNTGKYKYINGSIEKLSDIEFIDQNPIGRSSRSNPATYVKAYDEIRNLFADQKLSKSRGYKPGFFSFNIPGGRCEVCEGDGTVNIEMQFMADIQLVCEECHGSRFKEEVLDIKYKDKSISDILNMTINEAIGYFDGGDNITATEKRIISKLIPLQDVGLGYLGLGQPSSTMSGGEAQRIKLAYFLTKGISEQPTMFIFDEPTTGLHFHDISNLLSAFRALISKGHTLVIIEHNSEIIKSADWIIDLGPEGGDLGGNIVFEGIPEDLIKNEESYTAKYLKSKFH
- a CDS encoding prolyl-tRNA synthetase associated domain-containing protein; this encodes MDRKESVFKVLAELNITYVLTNHPPVPTVEEAAKYWVDLDAAHCKNLFFRNHKGDKHYLVLLDFRQSLFIKDLEHRLKQGKISFASAERMDKYLGLKAGSVSPFGLIHDLENHVHVFIDKNLEHVEKISFHPNDNTATLVLSLKDFIKFLEWSGNNYEFINLYD
- a CDS encoding dipeptidase yields the protein MKKNILFLASIAIGFASCNTSPKFNSIEEKAAYIHNKVFTVDSHTDTPMSFSSESFDFSKDNSANRRSSVDIPRMEKGGLDGVFLAAFIGQGPRNPEAHLKAKERVDKIIKSIHTEAEKNKDKAGIALNSKQAYKLEKEGKRALFIGIENGYPLGNDIALVKIYHDMGARYITLVHTKNNDICDSSGDTTEYHGLSAFGEEVVKEMNRTGVMIDISHASDESFYDVIALTKAPIIASHSCARALCENDRNMTDDMLKKLAENGGVIQMCILSAYIKTPEPQPARDSARSAMREKFKNYEDLDEAQKAERRKEWYAIDSIYPEKLAYVSDVVDHIDHVVAIAGIDHVGIGTDFDGGGGITDCIDVSQMGNITLELVKRGYTENDIRKIWGANLMRVLEKVERLAEK
- a CDS encoding adenylate/guanylate cyclase domain-containing protein; the protein is MKKKRIKGIPKYHGFRIYFFSTLLYFILVMPIVGVLSLKYSPEWFPNSDFIRTGSGVTINVDSTNKHTGKIKNDSSDKRAIDTSAPDLYYRSAEFNNIENSIDSIFNKQVSRSVPEINNNNRNEPTGDNRFMATLSVLLKLLLLSFLAGLAYNLPFKIFFKKKRKGKPIQDKLFQYCKKFLIKSPTINSLILLIPYAISLVYTVYTLLFAKNIDQITARFYIQYFFISLIATILTIIFVYYWQKHRVQIKYIEHVFTGEELRKRIFNIRIGRIRNRLWVSSGMTTLLPLIIVIFYLFLSITSLKDIEVLEFTDAQLKILFGNYMNFFSGSSFEEIKGLFYINAFDSALLFGGIFTGIFTSFIYIFLFIRWTTEGIVGPVRELLANMQLTGQGELDQFSIVRTNDEIGELTEGFNEMSQKLQDYFESISRINKANSRFVPRQFIEFLGKNSIADVQLGDQVQKEMTILFSDIRDFTTISEVMTPKENFDFLNNYLGYMEPVIRNNHGFIDKFMGDSIMAIFSESPEDAINAAIEMRIKLQEFNQVMGQFGKPPIDSGIGIHTGMLMLGIVGGEGRMDGTVISDAVNLASRIEGLTKIYGGSIIISEDTLIKLNDPSHYNFRFIDIVKVKGKREAVYVFEIIDGESSSIKALKIETKEKFGKALQHYKNKNLEEALKLFKEVCQKNKFDKASGLYTARCQRFIRDGIPKDWDGIEVITEK